The following coding sequences are from one Ovis canadensis isolate MfBH-ARS-UI-01 breed Bighorn chromosome 7, ARS-UI_OviCan_v2, whole genome shotgun sequence window:
- the LOC138444358 gene encoding heterogeneous nuclear ribonucleoprotein K, protein METEQPEETFPNTETNGEFGKRPAEDMEEEQAFKRSRNTDEMVELRILLQSKNAGAVIGKGGKNIKALRTDYNASVSVPDSSGPERILSISADIETIGEILKKIIPTLEEGLQLPSPTATSQLPLESDAVECLNYQHYKGSDFDCELRLLIHQSLAGGIIGVKGAKIKELRENTQTTIKLFQECCPQSTDRVVLIGGKPDRVVECIKIILDLISESPIKGRAQPYDPNFYDETYDYGGFTMMFDDRRGRPVGFPMRGRGGFDRMPPGRGGRPMPPSRRDYDDMSPRRGPPPPPPGRGGRGGSRARNLPLPPPPPPRGGDLMAYDRRGRPGDRYDGMVGFSADETWDSAIDTWSPSEWQMAYEPQGGSGYDYSYAGGRGSYGDLGGPIITTQVTIPKDLAGSIIGKGGQRIKQIRHESGASIKIDEPLEGSEDRIITITGTQDQIQNAQYLLQNSVKQYSGKFF, encoded by the coding sequence atggaaactgaaCAGCCAGAGGAAACCTTTCCCAACACCGAAACCAATGGCGAATTTGGTAAACGCCCTGCTGAAGATATGGAAGAGGAACAAGCTTTTAAAAGATCTAGAAACactgatgagatggttgaattaCGCATTCTGCTTCAGAGCAAGAATGCTGGGGCAGTGATtggaaaaggaggcaagaatattaagGCTCTCCGTACAGACTACAATGCCAGTGTTTCAGTCCCAGACAGCAGTGGCCCCGAGCGCATATTGAGTATCAGTGCTGATATTGAAACGATTGGAGAAATTCTGAAGAAAATCATCCCTACCTTGGAAGAGGGCCTGCAGTTGCCATCACCCACTGCAACCAGCCAGCTCCCGCTCGAATCTGATGCTGTGGAATGCTTAAATTACCAACACTATAAAGGAAGCGACTTTGACTGCGAGTTGAGACTGTTGATTCATCAGAGTCTGGCAGGAGGAATTATTGGAGTCAAAGGTGCTAAAATCAAAGAACTTCGAGAGAACACTCAGACAACAATCAAGCTTTTCCAGGAATGTTGTCCTCAATCTACTGACAGAGTCGTTCTTATCGGAGGAAAACCTGATAGGGTGGTAGAGTGCATAAAGATCATCCTTGATCTTATATCAGAGTCTCCCATCAAAGGACGCGCTCAGCCTTATGATCCCAATTTTTATGATGAAACCTATGATTATGGTGGTTTTACAATGATGTTTGATGACCGCCGTGGACGTcctgtgggatttcccatgcgGGGAAGAGGTGGTTTTGACAGAATGCCACCTGGTCGGGGTGGGCGTCCCATGCCTCCCTCCAGAAGAGATTATGATGATATGAGCCCTCGTCGAGGacctcctccaccccctcccgGACGAGGTGGCCGGGGAGGTAGTAGAGCTCGGAATCTTCctcttccaccaccaccaccacctagagGAGGAGATCTAATGGCCTATGACAGAAGAGGAAGACCTGGAGACCGTTATGATGGCATGGTTGGTTTCAGTGCTGATGAAACCTGGGATTCTGCAATAGATACATGGAGCCCATCAGAGTGGCAGATGGCTTATGAACCACAGGGTGGCTCTGGATATGATTATTCCTATGCAGGGGGTCGTGGCTCATATGGTGATCTTGGTGGACCTATTATTACTACACAAGTAACTATTCCCAAAGATTTGGCTGGATCTATTATTGGCAAAGGTGGTCAGCGGATTAAACAAATCCGTCATGAGTCAGGAGCTTCGATCAAAATTGATGAGCCTTTAGAAGGATCCGAAGATCGGATCATTACCATTACAGGAACACAGGACCAGATACAGAATGCACAGTATTTGCTGCAGAACAGTGTGAAGCAGTATTCTGGAAAGTTTTTCTAA